From Paraburkholderia fungorum, the proteins below share one genomic window:
- the tehA gene encoding dicarboxylate transporter/tellurite-resistance protein TehA codes for MNSNRGSIPVAFFGIAVGALAFANLWRVAIRVWHLPAEVGTLLTVASLAVWLVVLAAYGHKWLTDAATARAEMQHPVQSSFAALGPVSSMLAAQLLQPYARTAALTLFVVSVIAQLALGAYLHGRLWQGGRKPEMTTPAIYLPTVAPSFVAGTAAAAFGFHQLGELFFGAGLLSWLAIESMVLHRAAVHEPLPAALRPILGVQLAPPVVGGVTYLSLTTGTPDLFAMILLGYGLYQALMLLRLLPWIREQAFVPGYWAFSFGVAALPTMALRMVERGATGPVEWAAPTLFIAANVIVGILVVKTLSLLVQGKLVPAAGGAAAAASQAVIKQATAH; via the coding sequence ATGAACAGCAATCGTGGCTCGATTCCAGTTGCTTTCTTCGGGATCGCGGTGGGCGCTTTGGCGTTCGCCAACTTGTGGCGGGTGGCGATCAGGGTATGGCACCTGCCCGCCGAGGTGGGAACCCTGTTGACGGTCGCGTCGCTCGCCGTGTGGCTCGTCGTTCTGGCCGCGTACGGGCACAAGTGGCTGACCGACGCCGCCACGGCCCGCGCGGAAATGCAGCATCCGGTGCAATCGTCGTTTGCGGCGCTCGGCCCGGTGTCGAGCATGCTGGCCGCGCAACTTCTGCAACCGTATGCCCGGACTGCCGCGCTCACGTTATTCGTCGTCTCCGTGATCGCGCAACTGGCGCTCGGCGCGTATCTGCACGGACGGCTCTGGCAAGGCGGACGCAAGCCCGAAATGACCACCCCGGCCATTTATCTGCCGACAGTCGCGCCGAGCTTTGTCGCGGGAACGGCGGCGGCTGCGTTCGGATTCCATCAACTGGGCGAACTGTTTTTCGGGGCCGGGCTGTTGTCGTGGCTCGCTATCGAATCGATGGTGCTGCATCGCGCGGCCGTTCATGAACCGCTGCCCGCCGCACTGCGCCCGATTCTCGGCGTGCAACTCGCACCGCCCGTAGTGGGCGGCGTGACCTACCTGAGCCTGACCACCGGCACCCCTGATCTGTTCGCGATGATCCTGCTCGGCTATGGTCTGTATCAGGCGCTGATGCTGTTGCGTTTGCTGCCGTGGATTCGCGAGCAGGCTTTCGTGCCTGGCTACTGGGCCTTCAGTTTCGGCGTAGCCGCATTGCCGACAATGGCTCTGCGGATGGTCGAACGAGGCGCGACGGGTCCGGTGGAATGGGCCGCGCCGACTCTGTTCATCGCGGCGAATGTGATTGTCGGTATCCTGGTGGTGAAGACGTTGAGTCTGCTGGTGCAAGGCAAGCTGGTTCCCGCTGCCGGTGGAGCGGCAGCCGCGGCGAGCCAGGCCGTCATCAAGCAGGCGACCGCCCACTGA
- a CDS encoding DUF4126 domain-containing protein, whose protein sequence is MSVYVLALFIGIIAGLRAMTAPAAVSWAAYLGWLPLAGTSLAFLGFKATPYIFTVLAVVELITDQLPETPSRKVPMQFGARVILGGLSGAAISGAHGGLAGGWIVGALGAVVGIVGAVIGTLGGASVRAAMARTFGRDAPAALIEDVVAVVGAALIVVSLHGF, encoded by the coding sequence ATGTCCGTGTATGTCCTGGCATTGTTCATCGGCATCATCGCCGGCCTTCGCGCGATGACCGCTCCCGCCGCCGTCAGTTGGGCGGCTTATCTCGGATGGTTGCCGCTGGCGGGCACCTCGCTCGCATTTCTCGGTTTCAAGGCCACGCCTTATATCTTCACCGTCCTCGCTGTCGTCGAACTGATTACGGATCAATTGCCGGAGACGCCGAGCCGCAAAGTGCCGATGCAATTCGGCGCGCGCGTGATTCTCGGTGGCTTGAGCGGCGCGGCGATCAGCGGCGCTCACGGCGGGCTTGCCGGCGGCTGGATTGTCGGCGCGCTCGGCGCGGTGGTGGGTATCGTCGGCGCGGTGATCGGCACGCTCGGTGGTGCGAGCGTGCGGGCTGCAATGGCGCGAACCTTCGGTCGGGATGCGCCCGCCGCGCTGATCGAAGACGTGGTGGCGGTGGTCGGCGCGGCGTTGATCGTGGTGTCGCTGCACGGGTTCTGA
- a CDS encoding LysR family transcriptional regulator produces the protein MRPNLPLNALRAFESSARHLSFTRAALELNVTQAAVSQQVRSLEERLGTMLFKRLPRGLAMTDEGLALRPVLTDAFDRIEAVLRQFENGHFHEVLTIGVVGTFAVGWLMPRLKSFRHAHPFVELRLLTNNNLVDLATEGLDFAIRFGDGTWPGSLATRLLDAPLALLCTPEIAARLSKPDDLADETLLRSYRADDWTSWFNAADITPRPIRGPVFDSSRLMVEAAMQGAGIALAPALMFDHEINTGRLVRPFDVEVHAGSYWLTSLKGKPMTPAMVLFSQWILKEAAQYAPA, from the coding sequence ATGAGACCGAATCTTCCGTTGAATGCGCTGCGCGCGTTCGAATCGTCCGCGCGGCATTTGAGTTTCACGCGCGCCGCGCTTGAGTTGAATGTGACGCAGGCCGCCGTCAGCCAGCAGGTTCGATCGCTGGAGGAGCGGCTGGGCACGATGCTGTTCAAGCGCCTGCCACGCGGTCTTGCGATGACCGACGAAGGACTCGCGCTACGCCCCGTGCTGACCGATGCATTCGACCGCATCGAGGCAGTGCTCCGGCAATTCGAAAACGGCCATTTTCACGAGGTATTGACGATCGGCGTGGTCGGCACGTTCGCGGTCGGCTGGCTGATGCCTCGGTTGAAATCGTTTCGCCACGCGCACCCATTCGTCGAATTGCGATTGCTGACCAACAATAATCTGGTCGACCTCGCCACCGAGGGACTCGATTTCGCGATCCGTTTTGGTGACGGCACATGGCCCGGCTCGCTAGCCACCCGTTTGCTCGACGCGCCGCTCGCCTTGCTGTGCACGCCGGAGATTGCCGCGCGTCTTTCAAAACCCGACGACCTCGCCGACGAGACCCTGCTGCGTTCCTATCGCGCCGACGACTGGACAAGCTGGTTCAACGCCGCGGACATCACGCCGCGCCCGATTCGCGGACCGGTTTTCGATTCGTCGCGATTGATGGTGGAAGCGGCAATGCAAGGCGCAGGAATCGCACTCGCGCCCGCGCTGATGTTCGATCACGAGATCAACACGGGCCGTCTCGTCCGTCCATTCGATGTGGAGGTTCATGCGGGCAGTTACTGGCTGACGAGCCTGAAGGGCAAACCGATGACGCCCGCGATGGTGCTGTTCAGCCAATGGATACTCAAGGAAGCGGCGCAATACGCACCGGCTTAG
- a CDS encoding lecithin retinol acyltransferase family protein: MNTLSLQTGSEVCPATSSTIDLPIGAHLVIQRRGYEHHGIYVGNGRVVHYAGFAGSTHRGPVEEVELSHFAAGHPLSIRTTPSARYAGDEAVRRARSRLGENRYRLLTNNCEHFCAWCLFGESRSEQVHCCLRHPRTGVHALVCLVKAFVESNAKGDEVAAQLV, from the coding sequence ATGAACACTCTCTCTCTTCAAACAGGCAGCGAAGTTTGCCCCGCAACATCGTCCACGATCGATTTGCCGATCGGTGCGCATCTCGTCATTCAACGGCGCGGTTACGAACACCACGGCATTTACGTAGGCAATGGTCGCGTCGTCCATTACGCGGGCTTTGCGGGTTCAACGCATCGCGGACCGGTGGAAGAAGTGGAGTTGTCGCACTTCGCCGCCGGCCATCCGCTGTCGATCCGCACGACACCGAGTGCCCGCTACGCCGGCGATGAAGCGGTGCGCCGCGCGCGCTCCCGTCTCGGCGAAAACCGCTATCGCCTGCTGACCAACAATTGCGAGCACTTTTGCGCATGGTGTCTGTTCGGCGAAAGCCGCAGCGAACAGGTGCATTGCTGTCTGCGTCATCCGCGTACCGGCGTGCATGCGCTGGTGTGTCTCGTGAAGGCCTTTGTCGAGAGCAATGCGAAGGGCGACGAGGTTGCCGCGCAACTCGTGTGA